From a region of the Helianthus annuus cultivar XRQ/B chromosome 5, HanXRQr2.0-SUNRISE, whole genome shotgun sequence genome:
- the LOC110943032 gene encoding uncharacterized protein LOC110943032: MTNQFWIHSYRLRGRSFCDIPMRSNVTWTWRKLLSLRPMVQQHLWIKIGDGKLASMWFDKWDAIFPLSSFITPRAIANAGFTLNAKVADVFRHGEWEWSDQWLTRYPILHNMQHINLWPMNDRVVWQSSAGKELVYSTFNVWDDIRVTQNEVQWAALVWFPQAIPRHSFFIWLLINKKLKTQDVMATWSASGNMNFNLMCCSLCSVGPGSHEHLFFECSYGSQVWNGIKDMAGLTSVVNSWDMIFGHLVQVANSMNARHVISKLVVSVPGYFVW, encoded by the coding sequence ATGACAAATCAGTTTTGGATACACTCGTATCGTCTTAGGGGCCGGAGTTTTTGTGATATTCCTATGCGAAGTAATGTAACTTGGACGTGGAGGAAGTTGTTAAGTCTTCGGCCTATGGTCCAGCAGCATCTTTGGATAAAGATTGGTGATGGTAAACTAGCTTCGATGTGGTTTGATAAATGGGATGCCATTTTCCCTTTGAGCTCGTTCATCACTCCGAGAGCTATTGCAAATGCGGGATTCACGCTTAATGCGAAGGTGGCAGATGTATTTCGACATGGAGAGTGGGAATGGTCTGATCAATGGCTTACCCGATACCCTATACTTCATAACATGCAGCATATCAATCTTTGGCCTATGAACGATAGGGTCGTTTGGCAATCTTCAGCTGGAAAGGAGTTGGTTTATAGTACATTCAATGTTTGGGATGATATTCGGGTCACGCAGAATGAAGTACAATGGGCGGCTTTGGTTTGGTTTCCGCAAGCTATTCCGCGCCATTCGTTTTTCATATGGCTTTTGATTAACAAGAAATTGAAGACTCAGGATGTTATGGCTACGTGGAGTGCGTCAGGCAATATGAACTTCAATTTGATGTGTTGTTCTCTGTGTTCGGTGGGGCCGGGTTCTCATGAGCATCTCTTCTTTGAATGCTCGTATGGTTCTCAGGTGTGGAATGGAATTAAAGATATGGCGGGGTTAACTTCGGTCGTCAACTCGTGGGATATGATCTTCGGTCATCTGGTGCAAGTCGCAAACTCTATGAACGCAAGGCATGTGATTAGCAAGTTGGTTGTCAGTGTGCCAGGGTATTTTGTCTGGTAG